One window of Populus nigra chromosome 5, ddPopNigr1.1, whole genome shotgun sequence genomic DNA carries:
- the LOC133694846 gene encoding NDR1/HIN1-like protein 12 produces MEAPKVVVREVAQIPKKKSYYFYLILGGVVFLIILGITITFYLGILPLPHKPQLILDEANIGGLKFSDPNLLTCNMQVTLSAKNPNINYGIFIEKLEARAFYQNQQITVAAELPTNYVSPKTVNVWPPFLYGNDVLIPPHEAANLIVDLNAGNLPLEIKVDGSLKWKVSSFTFGKYRLMVNCLADIPLGSKVNGTNFESGVKYVLDQPCKLRFEN; encoded by the coding sequence ATGGAGGCTCCAAAGGTTGTTGTCAGAGAAGTTGCCCAGATCCCCAAGAAAAAGAGCTATTATTTCTACCTTATATTAGGTGGTGTTGTTTTTCTCATCATCTTGGGAATAACAATCACGTTTTATTTGGGCATTCTGCCACTTCCTCATAAGCCTCAGTTGATCCTCGACGAAGCTAATATCGGTGGCTTGAAATTTTCAGATCCAAACTTGCTAACTTGTAACATGCAGGTCACTTTATCTGCAAAAAACCCTAACATCAATTATGGGATATTCATTGAAAAGCTTGAGGCACGTGCATTCTATCAAAACCAACAGATAACTGTAGCAGCTGAGCTGCCTACGAATTACGTAAGTCCCAAAACGGTCAACGTGTGGCCTCCGTTTTTGTATGGCAATGATGTACTAATTCCTCCACATGAAGCGGCTAATTTGATAGTAGACTTGAATGCTGGCAACTTGCCACTCGAAATCAAGGTTGATGGTAGTCTGAAATGGAAGGTTAGCTCGTTCACGTTTGGAAAATATAGATTGATGGTGAATTGTCTGGCCGATATTCCTCTTGGCAGCAAGGTTAATGGCACCAACTTTGAGTCAGGAGTCAAGTATGTGTTAGACCAACCTTGTAAGCTGCGATTTGAGAACTGA
- the LOC133694477 gene encoding NDR1/HIN1-like protein 12 has product MDSTKNDAPDGKTKGRFCFLASGALIFVGIVVLLYLTQFQPHKPRFIIQDATVYGLNFSNPNLLTCSMQVTLSTRNPNAHIGIYYEKLDVHAIYQHQQITLATALPRTYLDHEEVSVWSPVLYGKDVPISPLVAAGLMEDLQSGCVSLDIKVYGRLKWKLGSSMIGKYQLIANCPAYIPLGNPSKMESAVKYEFVQLCKVKVE; this is encoded by the coding sequence ATGGACTCCACAAAAAATGATGCTCCCGACGGCAAAACGAAGGGGCGCTTCTGTTTTTTAGCTTCTGGTGCGCTTATTTTCGTTGGCATCGTAGTCTTGCTTTATCTTACCCAATTTCAGCCCCATAAGCCACGGTTTATCATTCAGGACGCTACTGTCTACGGCTTGAATTTTTCAAACCCAAACTTGCTAACTTGTAGCATGCAGGTCACTTTATCTACAAGAAACCCTAATGCCCATATTGGGATATACTATGAAAAGCTTGATGTACATGCTATCTATCAACACCAACAGATAACCCTAGCAACTGCGCTGCCTAGGACTTACCTAGATCACGAAGAGGTCTCTGTGTGGTCTCCGGTTTTGTACGGTAAAGATGTACCGATTTCTCCACTTGTGGCTGCTGGATTGATGGAAGACTTGCAATCTGGCTGTGTGTCACTCGATATCAAGGTTTATGGGAGGCTGAAATGGAAGCTTGGCTCGTCGATGATTGGCAAATATCAATTGATCGCGAATTGCCCAGCTTATATTCCTCTTGGAAACCCAAGTAAAATGGAGTCAGCAGTCAAGTATGAATTTGTGCAGCTTTGTAAAGTGAAAGTTGAGTAA